From Solanum lycopersicum chromosome 4, SLM_r2.1:
GGCGGACTAACTTGAACGGTAGAAGGTGAGAATAGTCAATAAATAGGTGTGTTCGAAGGTCAATTGTGTTGTAGCTGTTAAAGGCTACTTCATTATTGGTCAAGAACTAATATCTTGTTATAGTCTCTAGTTCTATCCCAATATCGATTATCCTTCCCAGAAGCTTCGGCTAATGGAAAAGATAATCTTTAAAGGAATAAAACCCCTGGTCCGACAGGGAGAGTGGAAAGCCTTAGTGGGATCATCGAAACACACAATTAAGAGTATAGTTTCACTCATCTACAGAGCCCATGACTTGGTAGACTACTACCCAGCGGACTTCCCACATCAAAGGACCATATGAATGTCATGGTAGACTTCTACTTTACCATGAGTATAAAAGGCATATTACCCAACCCAACCAAGTAAAGAGGCAACATAGATCTCTCTATCATAAGCACAGGttataaaatcaaatgaaaatacaCAGTTTGTTTGTTCTAAGCCAAGACTAATTGCGGGATCTGGTGTAAGTATCATTCTTACCTCATCTTCATTAAATCTTCCAGCATTACAGATCCTCGCAAAGAGCTCTCCTCCCGCAGCATACTCCATTACTATTGCTAGATGAGTAGGTGTAAGCAAGACCTGGAAGTGTCAAGTCcattcatgaaaaaaaaaaaaatataaacaaaattgacAAGTCTGTTAGCCATTTCGCTACTACTTTGGTCAGCCACTGTAATCCCACTAATTGTAAATTGCTATCatcaaacacaaaatataatatGCAAATCATCAAATTACAGATATCGTCCAGAATAGTTGATAGATTTCAATCCATTACATTAGATACCGAAGATTGCATTTAATTGCGAGCAGCAGAGTCCTTCAAAAAGAAATCACAACATAACACAGTTGTTATAGATCAAACAGGAGAGGCCAACCAAAAAGACTAATCTGATAGGTGGGAAGCCCATTTCGCCTATACACTCATTAGCATTTCTCATTTCTCTTTTATCCCATGAGGGACAATTGGCACATAACAATAAAAATCTTGTCACTGTCATTACATTACCAACCAGATCTTCTGTTCTAGTAATTAAACCCATTAAcatttttcatcatatcattATGTGAAGCTATCTCcatatcaaaaaaagaaatctttAACTTAATGAAAGTTCCTTATAAGCCTAATGACAGCAATAACCAGAATCTCAACAGGTATCAAAGCAGATTataagaataaagaaaaaggaagattCTTTCTAGCAGAAAAAAGCAGAGCATACCTCTTTAAACCTCACTATATTTGGATGTTTCAATGATCTATGATTCATAATTTCCCTTTGCACATGTTCATCTATCTACAAACAACCTCAAAacatcaaaacaaataaatatacaacTAAAAATACCGTAGATGGATTAAAGACATCAAATTTAAGTTGATCAAAGGTGAAACCTTTTGGCCTCTTTCAATAAACTTAACAGCAAAGAGTTCTTTAGTGTTCTTATCACAAACAAGCTTTGCTACtccaaaattaccagaacccaACTCCTTCACTATCTCATAACGCTCCATCATCAAGAAACAAAAGGGGTTTCAGATTCTTCAGAAAGAATCAAACTTTTTTTCTCCACTACTGTTATTGACTTACAGAATTGACAATTTTCAACAGTAAAAGCAAAAGGGGTTCAAAATATTCATAGGTTTACTAACTGAGAGTTTATTGGACACATATTCTTGGCAGGTACTACGTTTGTTCAACTATTGTCGTCAATAATTAGCTCAAGTGGGTTGGaagaatttttactttttatctttaattgGTGAATTTCAATAAGAATTTACCCATAGGAATCAAAAGCTTAGTCCAgattacatatttttatatgtaaaaaaggagaagaaaagtcTGGTCACGTCTGTAAGATTTGCAGAAAAAGTTGCCACTAGTTGTGATTAGATTGGACAAATTGATTAGAGTTGTACAAGTTGGTCCTGCTCCTTTGAATGTGGGCTCTTTGATCAAACTGGAATACAATTTTAGATAACTAGTCATTCGTAATCGactcaaataaaatgaaaaaagtttaTCATTTtcctttctaatttttttttctcatcttcTTTTCATTCTACTTAACAATCTTGAACTAATCGAAAATTTctctaatatattttcttgtgctatttcCTTCCGTTATAATAGTTTGAGTAGTAATTGTATAAGGTGAGTTATATGGATGGTTGTGGGTTTTTTTGGGTGGTGATCTAGtggtaaaattattaaataccATATGTATgtcattatatattatatttatcttgTGCATATGTCAATTATATGCCATATGAATTACTGTATATCTAGTGAAATATACATGACATACAAATGATATACATgtcaatacatatcattataTACTCACGTAAAAGAATGCTAAAATTGTTAACCACATATGAAAGCTAGTTTAAATTCATTACAGTCGCAACTTTTTCATGTGGAAAATTGAGACTaaagaattaaatgaaaaatgacttttttgTTAGATGTActgaaaattaaagtaaacaataaTAATTGGAACGGATGAGCTACTATTTAGGACCTAAATGAGACCCTCTAAAATATGGgtcagatcaccaaaaaaaatggaGGAGGCCCATTATAATGGACAGCTTGAATTAGGAAACTAACGAGGAAAAATTACGCGAAATGACAAACATCTaaagtatattatataatataattatggttttgattatttttagtcttcaactaaaatttcacataatttttttattcgatATCTTGATTGCTTAAATTCAGAATTTGTATGATTCAGACTCTGATCGTATTAAtccataatttatatatgtttatccTAGTTATTTATATACGGagtatgaaaatttcataataaatttcCCTTGTTTGTTTATTAGCAAGCGAAATATATAAATGGAGCTTTGAgaaaataatgtataaatacataattaatgcATACTTACCTTGTTTGTATAATCGCAAGCAAAAAATACAAACGAACAGTGAAAGTAAAATGTATAAACCGCAATCTccatttgtatatatttatcatgtttgTATATTTTCAAGTTAAGTATACAAACCGGCAAGCAAAATATACAAGTTGCAACCTCCATAACAAATATAACTACCTATTGAGTATAATTATCTAAACTGTAGCTATAAAGCGTCTATTATCTTTGCTACTTCCGAAATTTTTTCAATGAACATTTGAACATATACTAATACGATAGGCATACAATTATTTTGTGTCGTACATTGACTGGTTGACTAGAATTTTTATTCAGggagtttgaaaaataaaagtataaacgtGTAAATAagctaataatttttttttcaagaaatgtGACCCTTGAAttcttttgaatttaaaatcacacttttagcatgttttatacatataaaaacgTAAAAAAGTAAGAAAGTCAAATGTTAGGCAAGAGATTCAAATTGTGGACGTCCGACATAGTTGCAAGGGAATCTGCCGCTATCTCATTTTCCTTGTCAATGAGAGAGTTCAAAATATATCTATTCACATAAATACAGAAAAATTTCCTTATATATACGGCGTAATTTTTATCAAAGAAGATTCGGACGAACCTTACATATCGCTCCGCCCCAATTGGAGAGTCTTGATTAAGTTCATATGACTATCCTCAATATGAGTCGTACATTCAAAAGCAACAAGCCTCATTCTTTCCTAGGCATCTTGTCTAATGATTAAATTAGGAAGTACACTTTATTTATAGCTTTATActtcttctttccttttttttaaagggTTGGCAGTGTATCAAAAATTGCTATAAATGATCGAATTCATTTAGACAATCAAGTATGATTGGACTTCTagatacataattaaaaaaattgataaacaatttaaactttaaaaagttttaaatctaTACCTAAAATATCTCATattcttattataaatattttaaaaataataataaaagatagACAATCTATTCCAATAtcaatacatattaaaatttataaaaatataaaaaccacATGTAGTGGACCGAACAAACTCGCACCGTCCATGCCCATCACCCGCTACATTCGCCTATAATGGCGGGGACCTTCCCATTTGACCCCACTCCACTTTTTTTCTCCttctaatattaaaatatgaaaagcaTAATTTCCTATATACTATATGATTCTCACTTaactaatattatataatataatatattaaaatacagATGAATTCTTATATTGAATGAGGTTTTCAAAACTATCTTTGATAGTTTAAGCGTTTATCTGTACAAATcgttaaattgaaaaatatttatgtatttaagtCAACATAATTTTATGCACGAATAGGCACGTTTTAGGGACACTAACATTCCCCATCTCTTTCTTCATTccctttgattattttttttgtatagctCTAAGCCAATAAAGTTGGAGGCACATGgatataaatattcaatatgaataaatatttatggaGAAAATGTTGATAACATTGAGGGTAGGCAAACTTGACCACTTAGAAACAAAAGTTTTGTTCCATGCCCTCAATATTCCCGCTGAATAAATTAGAATTTCGTCTCAAACTTCACTAATACTGTTCTAGAAAGTTAGTAATAGTATctattacttttttctttttctttttttttttcaattcaaacTTTAGAATCAGATCTCTAGGATAACTTTTGGAACATACAAAGATCTATTTATGAAGTCGATGTTaaaattgagttattttttattatatttcttgtAGTAATATATAgaattacattaatatataaattatttttcaaattgaatttcatcaccaaacatgaatttataaataatgtgaatttttttttcaaaaaaaaaaatgaataaattttatagcCAAAGTGTAGTTAAAAGCAACAcacaattttgtttgttttttaaaaaagttgttAAAAGCAACAAAAGCTAAATGTTACAAATGGTGGTAAAAACAATGGGCCAGACGTGATAATCAATGTAAGCCCAATTATGGCCCAAGAACAACTGACCTGGGCCCAAATCAGCCCCACTTACGCCTTTAAATACAGCTCAAATCCCTGCTGTCAATCACTTTACATAATCAACGGTCTAGATTCACtctagaaataaaagaaaaaacgaAATCCTAAAATCTCTCTACTCCTCTCAATTCAAAAAAAGCCCTCTTTCTCtcaattttaaattcaattcaGAAAATCGAAAAACTCTCTCATTTCATTCAgatctcaaaataattatttccgAGCACACAGAAGGAAAAAAATCTAAACATGGCGGTGGCACCGACGGCGCGTGAGGAGAACGTGTACATGGCAAAGCTGGCGGAGCAGGCCGAGAGGTATGAAGAGATGGTGGAATTCATGGAGAAGGTCTCCAACTCCCTTGGCTCGGAAGAACTAACCGTGGAGGAGAGAAACCTTCTCTCCGTCGCGTATAAGAATGTGATTGGAGCGCGTAGGGCATCATGGCGTATCATTTCATCGATCGAGCAAAAGGAAGAGTCTAGAGGAAATGAGGAACATGTTAACTCTATCCGCGAGTACAGATCTAAGATTGAGAATGAGCTATCTAAGATCTGTGATGGCATTCTCAAATTGCTTGATTCTAAGCTTATTCCTTCAGCAACATCTGGTGATTCCAAGGTTTTTTACCTGAAAATGAAAGGAGATTACCACCGTTATTTGGCTGAGTTCAAGACCGGTGCTGAACGTAAGGAGGCCGCTGAGAGTACTCTCACAGCCTACAAAGCTGCTCAggtttgttttttaatttcctTAATTGAGATAATGTTTGATCTCTTTATCGATTTGATTAGATTTTACGGATCTGTTTGCTGCAGATTTGAGCCTCCTAATTTGTATAATTCTCTGCAGATCTTCTATTTATGAAACTTTTtccataataatatttttccggcaagatcatatttttaaaaaaatatatatttgggGTTAATTAACGAAGGAACAACATAATGTATTGAAATGCTCCTCCGTGATGACTAGTTGACCTTTTGCTGATTCACAACTGCAGTGTACTTGTGTGGATATTTATAACATTTCagctcttaatattttttttgctcGCACTATATGTTAATTGATGTTATCTGGGATATGTGGTCATGGATTTTCTAGTCTATGTAGACTTGggttattaatttatgtatgttTCTGGCTCTTGGTAGCTATATCCCTTCAATATAATTAGAAGGTCATTCTTATATATAAGAGTTGTATGAAAGTTGTGGCATGATTAGCCATGACTTCTTGGTTATGGTATGAACAATCTTGTTTTGTTTATGTTCAGTTTTTCTCATTTTCTACTATGCTTGTAGGATATCGCATCTGCTGAACTTGCCCCAACACATCCCATCCGACTTGGACTGGCTCTCAACTTCTCTGTGTTTTATTATGAGA
This genomic window contains:
- the TFT3 gene encoding 14-3-3 protein 3, with translation MAVAPTAREENVYMAKLAEQAERYEEMVEFMEKVSNSLGSEELTVEERNLLSVAYKNVIGARRASWRIISSIEQKEESRGNEEHVNSIREYRSKIENELSKICDGILKLLDSKLIPSATSGDSKVFYLKMKGDYHRYLAEFKTGAERKEAAESTLTAYKAAQDIASAELAPTHPIRLGLALNFSVFYYEILNSPDRACNLAKQAFDEAIAELDTLGEESYKDSTLIMQLLRDNLTLWTSDMQDDGADEIKEDPKPEEKN